One Etheostoma cragini isolate CJK2018 chromosome 19, CSU_Ecrag_1.0, whole genome shotgun sequence DNA segment encodes these proteins:
- the trmt44 gene encoding probable tRNA (uracil-O(2)-)-methyltransferase isoform X2, whose protein sequence is MPKLFDIKFPGAGKTLPEGFWSAVDVWIKKPHVVNKRLCGVTETESRAVDREALLFLLDGPQDVLSSISSSSSRASPGQTHEQEKHWSFSVRTFIPKVTRYGTLLHKEIILKDFDRQQVTFLPFEEDSDGKVSLKRGNLYQLQLHHQDCDEWGLELHVLDSDAWFSDGVAYPNLSWLSTDLLPKLVRWATECKSSEFRSTLSLLPVEKYSVMYQQLKEKYKVMVKVWPEVTDPEKFVYEDVAIATYLLVLWAEERAEKNLNARQSFVDLGCGNGLLVHILSNEGHPGKGIDVRKRKIWDMYGPQTVLEEKAITPSENFLFPVTDWLIGNHSDELTPWIPVIAARSSYSCRYFVLPCCFFDFYAKYQRRQCKKSQYKEYIDFITEVSQVSGFHTEEDCLRIPSTKRVCLVGQSRNYQLSDEDEAEQRRAHYIHSRQPSSGAPVQRSEIGNSVDCCHGDRDTDKPPDSSWGEGFQPRDRVETVRNCAALPRDFVDGVVLQVANVLLEMTEDDGRGPSSDWNRGGSLSVSEVAGLLEQETLQLLKNECGGLQTLLKNNHQVFREGGRVYIRDWRDRKSSRVDPKRKPVALGALKTRSCWFYDHHPQRCPLQAQHCAFAHGPDDLRPSTRPLKKMKNDAL, encoded by the exons ATGCCCAAACTGTTTGATATCAAGTTCCCCGGAGCAGGTAAGACTCTCCCCGAAGGCTTCTGGTCAGCTGTGGATGTGTGGATAAAGAAACCTCACGTTGTCAACAAGCGGCTCTGCGGAGTCACGGAGACGGAGAGCAGAGCTGTGGACAGAGAGGCTCTGCTCTTCCTGCTGGATGGTCCCCAGGACGTGTTGTcctccatcagcagcagcagcagcagggcttCACCGGGACAGACACACGAGCAAGAGAAGCACTGGTCCTTTAGTGTCAGGACATTTATTCCTAAAGTAACCCGGTATGGAACACTACTTCACAAAGAGATTATACTCAAAG ACTTTGACAGACAACAAGTGACCTTCCTTCCGTTTGAAGAGGATTCAGACGGAAAGGTGTCTCTGAAGAGGGGCAACCTATATCAGTTGCAGCTCCACCATCAGGACTGTGATGAATG GGGCTTGGAGCTGCATGTTCTGGATTCAGATGCATGGTTTTCTGATGGCGTGGCGTACCCAAATCTGAGCTGGCTGTCCACTGATCTGCTGCCTAAACTGGTGCGCTGGGCCACCGAGTGCAAGAGCAGCGAGTTCAGGAGCACCTTGTCTCTGCTGCCGGTGGAGAAGTACAGCGTCATGTACCAGCAGCTGAAAGAGAAGTACAAAGTCATGGTCAAG GTTTGGCCTGAGGTTACAGATCCGGAGAAATTTGTCTATGAGGACGTTGCCATTGCTACATATCTGCTT GTGCTGTGGGCTGAGGAGCGAGCAGAGAAAAATCTGAATGCCAGACAGTCCTTTGTGGACCTGGGCTGTGGAAATGGCCTCCTGGTTCACATACTATCCAATGAAGGG CATCCTGGAAAGGGCATTGACGTTCGGAAGAGGAAGATCTGGGACATGTACGGCCCCCAGACTGTGCTAGAG GAAAAGGCAATTACTCCCAGCGAGAACTTCTTATTCCCGGTTACAGACTGGCTGATTGGGAACCACTCGGACGAGCTCACACCTTGGATCCCCGTTATAGCTGCCAG GTCATCTTACTCTTGTCGTTACTTCGTCCTCCCTTGCTGTTTTTTCGACTTCTATGCAAAATACCAGAGACGTCAGTGCAAGAAGTCCCAGTACAAGGAATACATTGACTTTATAACGGAGGTCAGCCAAGTCAGTGGCTTCCACACGGAGGAAGACTGCCTCAGAATACCCTCCACCAAACGG GTGTGTCTGGTGGGACAATCTAGAAACTACCAGCTATCTGACGAGGACGAGGCCGAGCAGCGAAGAGCTCATTACATCCATAGCCGCCAGCCCTCCTCTGGGGCCCCAGTTCAAAGGTCAGAGATCGGAAATAGTGTGGACTGTTGCCATGGGGACAGAGACACCGACAAGCCCCCTGACAGCAGCTGGGGAGAGGGGTTCCAGCCCAGAGACAGGGTTGAAACTGTTCGGAACTGTGCCGCTCTCCCGCGGGACTTTGTTGACGGTGTTGTCCTGCAGGTTGCCAACGTTCTTCTGGAAATGACTGAAGATGACGGCCGTGGGCCCTCCAGTGACTGGAATCGAGGAG GCAGCCTCTCTGTGAGCGAGGTCGCTGGGCTGTTGGAGCAGGAAACCTTGCAGCTGCTGAAGAACGAATGTGGAGGCCTTCAGACGCTGCTTAAGAACAACCACCAAGTCTTTAGAG AAGGAGGGAGGGTGTACATAAGAGACTGGCGGGACAGGAAGTCCTCCAGGGTGGATCCAAAGAGGAAGCCCGTTGCCCTTGGTGCCCTGAAAACTCGCTCCTGTTGGTTCTACGACCACCACCCTCAGCGCTGCCCCCTGCAGGCCCAACACTGTGCCTTCGCTCACGGGCCTGATGACCTCCGACCCTCCACCAGACCTCTGAAGAAGATGAAAAACGATGCCTTGTGA
- the trmt44 gene encoding probable tRNA (uracil-O(2)-)-methyltransferase isoform X1 yields MPKLFDIKFPGAGKTLPEGFWSAVDVWIKKPHVVNKRLCGVTETESRAVDREALLFLLDGPQDVLSSISSSSSRASPGQTHEQEKHWSFSVRTFIPKVTRYGTLLHKEIILKDFDRQQVTFLPFEEDSDGKVSLKRGNLYQLQLHHQDCDEWGLELHVLDSDAWFSDGVAYPNLSWLSTDLLPKLVRWATECKSSEFRSTLSLLPVEKYSVMYQQLKEKYKVMVKVWPEVTDPEKFVYEDVAIATYLLVLWAEERAEKNLNARQSFVDLGCGNGLLVHILSNEGHPGKGIDVRKRKIWDMYGPQTVLEEKAITPSENFLFPVTDWLIGNHSDELTPWIPVIAARSSYSCRYFVLPCCFFDFYAKYQRRQCKKSQYKEYIDFITEVSQVSGFHTEEDCLRIPSTKRVCLVGQSRNYQLSDEDEAEQRRAHYIHSRQPSSGAPVQRSEIGNSVDCCHGDRDTDKPPDSSWGEGFQPRDRVETVRNCAALPRDFVDGVVLQVANVLLEMTEDDGRGPSSDWNRGGSLSVSEVAGLLEQETLQLLKNECGGLQTLLKNNHQVFRVEGGRVYIRDWRDRKSSRVDPKRKPVALGALKTRSCWFYDHHPQRCPLQAQHCAFAHGPDDLRPSTRPLKKMKNDAL; encoded by the exons ATGCCCAAACTGTTTGATATCAAGTTCCCCGGAGCAGGTAAGACTCTCCCCGAAGGCTTCTGGTCAGCTGTGGATGTGTGGATAAAGAAACCTCACGTTGTCAACAAGCGGCTCTGCGGAGTCACGGAGACGGAGAGCAGAGCTGTGGACAGAGAGGCTCTGCTCTTCCTGCTGGATGGTCCCCAGGACGTGTTGTcctccatcagcagcagcagcagcagggcttCACCGGGACAGACACACGAGCAAGAGAAGCACTGGTCCTTTAGTGTCAGGACATTTATTCCTAAAGTAACCCGGTATGGAACACTACTTCACAAAGAGATTATACTCAAAG ACTTTGACAGACAACAAGTGACCTTCCTTCCGTTTGAAGAGGATTCAGACGGAAAGGTGTCTCTGAAGAGGGGCAACCTATATCAGTTGCAGCTCCACCATCAGGACTGTGATGAATG GGGCTTGGAGCTGCATGTTCTGGATTCAGATGCATGGTTTTCTGATGGCGTGGCGTACCCAAATCTGAGCTGGCTGTCCACTGATCTGCTGCCTAAACTGGTGCGCTGGGCCACCGAGTGCAAGAGCAGCGAGTTCAGGAGCACCTTGTCTCTGCTGCCGGTGGAGAAGTACAGCGTCATGTACCAGCAGCTGAAAGAGAAGTACAAAGTCATGGTCAAG GTTTGGCCTGAGGTTACAGATCCGGAGAAATTTGTCTATGAGGACGTTGCCATTGCTACATATCTGCTT GTGCTGTGGGCTGAGGAGCGAGCAGAGAAAAATCTGAATGCCAGACAGTCCTTTGTGGACCTGGGCTGTGGAAATGGCCTCCTGGTTCACATACTATCCAATGAAGGG CATCCTGGAAAGGGCATTGACGTTCGGAAGAGGAAGATCTGGGACATGTACGGCCCCCAGACTGTGCTAGAG GAAAAGGCAATTACTCCCAGCGAGAACTTCTTATTCCCGGTTACAGACTGGCTGATTGGGAACCACTCGGACGAGCTCACACCTTGGATCCCCGTTATAGCTGCCAG GTCATCTTACTCTTGTCGTTACTTCGTCCTCCCTTGCTGTTTTTTCGACTTCTATGCAAAATACCAGAGACGTCAGTGCAAGAAGTCCCAGTACAAGGAATACATTGACTTTATAACGGAGGTCAGCCAAGTCAGTGGCTTCCACACGGAGGAAGACTGCCTCAGAATACCCTCCACCAAACGG GTGTGTCTGGTGGGACAATCTAGAAACTACCAGCTATCTGACGAGGACGAGGCCGAGCAGCGAAGAGCTCATTACATCCATAGCCGCCAGCCCTCCTCTGGGGCCCCAGTTCAAAGGTCAGAGATCGGAAATAGTGTGGACTGTTGCCATGGGGACAGAGACACCGACAAGCCCCCTGACAGCAGCTGGGGAGAGGGGTTCCAGCCCAGAGACAGGGTTGAAACTGTTCGGAACTGTGCCGCTCTCCCGCGGGACTTTGTTGACGGTGTTGTCCTGCAGGTTGCCAACGTTCTTCTGGAAATGACTGAAGATGACGGCCGTGGGCCCTCCAGTGACTGGAATCGAGGAG GCAGCCTCTCTGTGAGCGAGGTCGCTGGGCTGTTGGAGCAGGAAACCTTGCAGCTGCTGAAGAACGAATGTGGAGGCCTTCAGACGCTGCTTAAGAACAACCACCAAGTCTTTAGAG TAGAAGGAGGGAGGGTGTACATAAGAGACTGGCGGGACAGGAAGTCCTCCAGGGTGGATCCAAAGAGGAAGCCCGTTGCCCTTGGTGCCCTGAAAACTCGCTCCTGTTGGTTCTACGACCACCACCCTCAGCGCTGCCCCCTGCAGGCCCAACACTGTGCCTTCGCTCACGGGCCTGATGACCTCCGACCCTCCACCAGACCTCTGAAGAAGATGAAAAACGATGCCTTGTGA